The Methanomassiliicoccus luminyensis B10 genome contains a region encoding:
- a CDS encoding dihydrofolate reductase family protein has protein sequence MSGPRKIVLYIATSLDGYIARKDGSVDWLPPLDDQDYGYSEFLATVDTVVMGRTTYEQLPELGGYPYGGKKGYVFSTARKGRDANVEFVSGPAKEFAERLRSENGSDIWLVGGAELVDSFLSAGLIDRYIISVVPVILGEGIPLFFPDGRERILRLVESRSFPSGLVQSTYEPR, from the coding sequence ATGAGCGGGCCGAGGAAGATCGTGCTTTACATCGCCACCAGCCTGGACGGGTACATCGCGCGGAAGGACGGCAGCGTGGATTGGCTGCCCCCATTGGACGACCAGGACTACGGCTACTCCGAGTTCCTGGCCACGGTGGACACCGTGGTGATGGGCCGGACCACCTACGAGCAGCTGCCGGAGCTGGGCGGCTATCCCTATGGGGGGAAGAAGGGCTACGTATTCTCCACCGCCCGCAAAGGGCGCGACGCCAACGTGGAGTTCGTCAGCGGCCCCGCCAAGGAGTTCGCCGAGAGGCTGAGATCGGAGAATGGCTCTGACATATGGCTGGTGGGAGGCGCCGAGCTGGTGGACTCCTTCCTCTCCGCCGGGCTCATCGACCGGTATATCATCTCGGTGGTGCCGGTGATACTGGGGGAGGGCATCCCCCTGTTCTTCCCGGACGGGAGGGAGAGGATTCTCCGGCTGGTAGAGAGCAGGAGCTTCCCCTCGGGGCTGGTGCAGTCCACTTACGAACCGCGGTGA
- a CDS encoding GNAT family N-acetyltransferase, with protein sequence MPFTGGSASLLKCRIIDSTADLLVLQPEWEALRKECRGSIFMSFDWAIEWLRHFDKVVSPRIMLVEDGDEIVAIAPFVVMEHRAMGLKMKKLSLVGNGAGVAELYDLGILWRGDRDEVLDALVEGMGDLDWNVLQLNEMREDEMSSALHRRAGELWETDEAVRIPCPCTELPAGGDVSEVISSRTRRTIRKAISTLEADSRIGYRCVDLPDEAAEAAAMYALQHVERWEDRQGSIFTNQNLSGFLRDVMMATVQEGRGMIYEVWIDGSLASQMLCLEDRDVMRAYRVGMTNRFSEYSPGNLVAFYAMTEAQKAGFTHFDFGAGPEEFKYRLGAKDRPLMRIQAKRGGMRAAAKLSSLPGVKQIIDRSGARDQALRVLYECGTAPNSK encoded by the coding sequence ATGCCGTTCACTGGGGGGTCGGCCTCCTTGTTGAAATGCAGGATCATAGACTCGACCGCGGACCTGCTGGTGCTTCAGCCGGAGTGGGAGGCACTGCGCAAGGAATGCAGGGGCTCGATCTTCATGTCGTTCGATTGGGCCATCGAGTGGCTGCGACACTTCGACAAGGTGGTGTCGCCGAGGATAATGCTGGTGGAGGACGGGGACGAGATCGTGGCCATCGCCCCGTTCGTGGTGATGGAGCACCGGGCCATGGGGCTCAAGATGAAGAAGCTCTCCCTGGTCGGCAACGGCGCGGGAGTGGCCGAACTATACGATCTCGGAATATTGTGGCGGGGGGACCGCGACGAGGTACTGGATGCCCTCGTGGAGGGCATGGGGGACCTGGACTGGAACGTGCTGCAGCTCAACGAGATGAGGGAGGACGAGATGTCCTCCGCCCTGCACCGGAGGGCAGGGGAGCTGTGGGAGACGGACGAGGCAGTAAGGATACCGTGCCCGTGCACCGAGCTGCCTGCCGGCGGGGACGTGTCGGAGGTGATATCGTCCCGCACCAGGAGGACCATAAGGAAGGCCATAAGCACCCTGGAGGCGGACAGCCGCATCGGGTACCGCTGCGTGGACCTTCCGGACGAGGCGGCCGAGGCCGCCGCCATGTACGCCCTCCAGCACGTGGAGCGGTGGGAGGACCGCCAGGGCAGCATCTTCACCAACCAGAACCTGTCCGGGTTCCTCAGGGACGTCATGATGGCCACGGTGCAGGAGGGACGGGGGATGATCTACGAGGTGTGGATCGACGGCTCCCTGGCGTCCCAGATGCTGTGCCTGGAGGACAGGGATGTCATGCGCGCCTACCGCGTGGGCATGACCAACCGCTTCTCGGAGTACTCCCCCGGGAACCTGGTGGCGTTCTACGCCATGACGGAGGCGCAGAAGGCCGGGTTCACCCACTTCGATTTCGGCGCCGGCCCGGAGGAGTTCAAGTACCGGCTGGGGGCCAAGGACCGCCCCCTGATGCGCATACAGGCCAAGAGGGGCGGGATGAGGGCCGCGGCCAAGCTGTCCTCGCTGCCGGGCGTGAAGCAGATCATCGACCGCTCGGGAGCGAGGGACCAGGCCCTGAGGGTCCTCTACGAGTGCGGGACCGCCCCCAACTCCAAGTGA
- a CDS encoding glycosyltransferase has translation METKKIVMTSTFYPPFHLGGDAVHVRYLSEELVRRGHEVHVVHSLDAYDLKSRGKRPRAERTDVITHPVETPMGSAGAALSFLTGQNRAAERVLRKVVSEVRPDWVHHHNISLLGHGVLDIGKAPKLYTAHDHWLVCPRNDMIYLGKERCTSRDCTACSLRSGRPPQFWRTEGLRASVDALGGAIAPSQYMAGVLKKDVGLESTVLPNFVPRPPRVHGEDIPPHFMFAGVLEPHKGLDLLLRAYVRSEAAAELHVAGKGSLGPMVDEYSRRTGGKVRNLGFLSRDMLMPEVSSALCLASPSACLENSPLSCIEALSLGTPLLVSPNGGLPELVSGPCGLVADLDEDSLASALRMFEEQAELRSSLSFNALRRYEDVHTPELYIASYLQLAGALT, from the coding sequence ATGGAAACGAAGAAGATCGTGATGACCTCGACTTTCTATCCCCCCTTCCACCTTGGGGGGGACGCGGTGCACGTAAGGTACCTGTCCGAGGAGCTGGTGAGGAGGGGGCATGAGGTGCACGTGGTGCACAGCCTCGACGCGTACGACCTCAAGTCCAGGGGGAAGAGGCCCCGGGCGGAGAGGACGGACGTGATCACCCACCCGGTGGAGACGCCCATGGGATCAGCGGGGGCGGCCCTGTCGTTCCTGACAGGGCAGAACCGCGCGGCGGAGAGGGTGCTCCGCAAGGTGGTGTCGGAGGTGCGGCCGGACTGGGTCCACCACCACAACATATCGCTCCTGGGGCATGGCGTGCTGGACATCGGGAAGGCCCCCAAGCTGTACACCGCCCACGATCACTGGCTGGTGTGCCCTCGCAACGACATGATATACCTGGGGAAGGAAAGGTGCACCTCGCGGGACTGCACCGCCTGCTCCCTGCGCTCAGGACGTCCTCCTCAGTTCTGGAGGACCGAGGGGCTACGGGCCAGCGTCGATGCGCTGGGCGGGGCCATCGCCCCATCGCAGTACATGGCGGGAGTGCTGAAGAAGGACGTAGGCCTGGAGTCCACGGTCCTTCCGAACTTCGTCCCCCGGCCGCCCCGCGTTCATGGCGAGGACATCCCGCCGCACTTCATGTTCGCGGGGGTCCTGGAACCCCACAAGGGACTGGACCTCCTTCTGCGCGCTTACGTGCGCTCCGAGGCCGCGGCCGAGCTGCACGTGGCGGGGAAGGGCAGCCTGGGGCCGATGGTGGACGAGTACTCCCGCCGCACCGGCGGGAAGGTCAGGAACCTGGGCTTCCTGAGCAGGGACATGCTCATGCCGGAGGTCTCGTCGGCCCTCTGCCTGGCGTCGCCGTCCGCCTGCCTGGAGAACTCCCCGCTCTCCTGCATCGAGGCGCTGTCGCTGGGAACGCCGCTCCTGGTCTCGCCGAACGGCGGCCTGCCGGAGCTGGTGTCCGGCCCCTGTGGCCTCGTGGCCGACCTGGACGAGGACAGCCTGGCGTCCGCGCTCCGCATGTTCGAGGAGCAGGCGGAGCTGCGCTCATCGCTGTCCTTCAACGCCCTCCGGCGGTACGAGGACGTCCACACGCCCGAATTGTACATAGCTTCCTATCTTCAGCTGGCGGGGGCGTTGACCTGA
- a CDS encoding B12-binding domain-containing radical SAM protein produces the protein MKVLLVNPPRFEGVSVIREERCEVTERYSVLEPYSLLQIGALLRERGHQVSLTDLNGRDLGYPALEQAVRSFRPDAVLFRFTPTTFDWDIKTAQMVKGIDKYVRTAGICWTLRTLSPLVMEQVPEMDAYVRSECESVAPALVDAWDQDADLSAVPGITYRNDGGSKINEDAKPMKDYDSLPMPAYDLLPDLDPYFVTAPAGKPFTILYTSKGCPFKCSFCTVAGTPWKMRSAPGIMDELRFLKEHYGLKTASFFDETFTFNRKRVEELCLLMKEEDLRIKWYCNTRAHLVDRQLLEQMRSAGCRGISFGIESGSQRILDSVEKHISVDQAKSAVQAARQAGIKTFCSFILGLPGEDWDSVNETLRFVKETLPTSAQFNVAVPYPGTKLYEQIHGNVATLDLDFRKMYQDDAIVGTEKLSPQDLNRAREMAYRSLYTSGRWWRSNIAHVLKEPADLDLAVRYAMKIANNYLLHGMKHAH, from the coding sequence GTGAAGGTACTGCTGGTGAATCCGCCCCGGTTCGAGGGCGTGTCCGTGATACGTGAGGAAAGATGCGAGGTCACCGAGCGGTACTCGGTGCTGGAGCCGTACTCGCTGCTGCAGATCGGGGCGCTGCTCCGGGAGAGAGGGCACCAGGTCTCGCTGACAGACCTCAACGGGCGAGACCTCGGCTACCCAGCCCTCGAGCAGGCGGTGAGGTCGTTCCGCCCCGACGCGGTGCTGTTCCGCTTCACCCCCACCACCTTCGACTGGGACATCAAGACGGCCCAGATGGTCAAGGGCATCGACAAGTACGTGCGCACCGCGGGCATTTGCTGGACGCTGCGGACCCTGTCCCCCCTCGTAATGGAGCAGGTGCCGGAGATGGACGCGTACGTGCGAAGCGAGTGCGAGAGCGTCGCGCCGGCTCTGGTGGACGCGTGGGACCAGGACGCGGACCTGTCGGCGGTGCCGGGCATAACCTACCGGAACGACGGGGGATCCAAGATCAACGAGGACGCCAAGCCCATGAAGGATTACGATTCCCTGCCCATGCCCGCGTACGACCTGCTGCCGGACCTGGACCCTTACTTCGTCACCGCCCCGGCGGGGAAGCCGTTCACCATCCTCTATACCAGCAAGGGCTGCCCGTTCAAGTGCTCCTTCTGCACCGTCGCCGGCACCCCCTGGAAGATGCGGTCCGCGCCCGGGATAATGGACGAGCTGCGGTTCCTCAAGGAGCACTACGGGCTCAAGACCGCCTCGTTCTTCGACGAGACCTTCACGTTCAACCGCAAGAGGGTGGAGGAGCTGTGCCTTCTGATGAAGGAGGAGGACCTCCGCATCAAGTGGTACTGCAACACCCGCGCCCATCTGGTGGACCGCCAGCTGCTCGAGCAGATGCGCTCGGCAGGATGCCGGGGCATATCGTTCGGCATCGAGTCGGGAAGCCAGCGCATCCTGGACTCGGTGGAGAAGCACATCAGCGTCGATCAGGCGAAGTCGGCGGTGCAGGCGGCCCGCCAGGCCGGGATCAAGACGTTCTGCTCCTTCATACTAGGACTACCTGGCGAGGACTGGGACAGCGTTAATGAGACGCTGCGGTTCGTCAAGGAGACCCTCCCGACGTCGGCGCAGTTCAACGTGGCGGTGCCCTACCCCGGGACCAAGCTGTACGAGCAGATCCACGGGAACGTGGCCACCCTGGACCTGGACTTCCGCAAGATGTACCAGGACGATGCCATAGTAGGAACGGAGAAGCTGAGCCCCCAGGACCTGAACAGGGCGAGGGAGATGGCCTACCGCTCGCTGTACACCTCGGGCCGGTGGTGGAGGTCCAACATCGCGCACGTCCTGAAGGAGCCGGCCGACCTGGACCTCGCGGTCCGCTACGCCATGAAGATCGCCAACAACTACCTGCTCCATGGGATGAAGCACGCTCACTAG
- a CDS encoding glycosyltransferase family 4 protein produces the protein MVTPEFLSWGGVGSYVMQLSKNLPSDYEVHVLCLGGEDGSDKDVGNVHVHSLGTAKDTFMYNNQFQLSLWRSFRDLQEAHGFDLVHANHAQMADIMLKLLGEEVPSVTTVHSTIGSQRQGTKMSRLPLNQLERSERMTFFLLPFLRAAERMYMNRCSSLIFVSEFIRDWCVERFGVDCPSQVIHNGIDTEMFSSKDLGECGERFPALQGKENIVLFSGRMIALKGIVTAIQAQAMLDPALKAHFVFAGNGDTGQWELLARSAGLPPERCTFLGSVKYEDMPYLYPLASAFILPSYSESFPLTILEAMASGVPVVATQVGGVPEMITPGRDGLLVPPRDARALSDAISTVLSDPLFARQMCLSARTKVLEEFSAAVMAKRTAEVYTSTVEGWS, from the coding sequence ATGGTCACTCCCGAGTTCCTGAGCTGGGGCGGCGTCGGCAGCTACGTCATGCAGCTCTCCAAGAACCTGCCGTCCGACTATGAGGTGCACGTCCTCTGCCTCGGCGGCGAGGACGGCAGCGACAAGGACGTCGGCAACGTCCACGTCCACTCCCTGGGCACCGCCAAGGACACTTTCATGTACAATAACCAGTTCCAGCTGTCCCTGTGGCGGTCCTTCAGGGACCTCCAGGAGGCCCACGGCTTTGACCTGGTGCACGCCAACCACGCCCAGATGGCCGACATCATGCTCAAGCTGCTGGGAGAGGAGGTGCCGTCCGTTACCACGGTCCACAGCACCATCGGCTCGCAGCGGCAGGGCACCAAGATGTCCAGGCTTCCCCTGAACCAGCTGGAGAGATCGGAGAGGATGACCTTCTTCCTCCTCCCGTTCCTGAGGGCGGCGGAGCGGATGTACATGAACCGCTGCTCCTCGCTCATCTTCGTGTCCGAGTTCATCCGCGACTGGTGCGTGGAGAGGTTCGGGGTGGACTGTCCGTCCCAGGTCATCCACAACGGCATCGACACCGAGATGTTCTCGTCGAAGGACCTCGGCGAGTGCGGGGAGAGGTTTCCCGCGCTCCAGGGCAAGGAGAACATCGTCCTGTTCTCCGGCCGCATGATCGCCCTCAAGGGGATAGTGACCGCGATCCAGGCCCAGGCGATGCTGGACCCGGCGCTGAAGGCCCACTTCGTGTTCGCCGGCAACGGGGACACCGGCCAGTGGGAGCTGCTGGCGAGGAGCGCGGGGCTCCCGCCGGAGCGCTGCACCTTCCTCGGCTCGGTCAAGTACGAGGACATGCCCTACTTGTACCCCTTAGCCTCGGCGTTCATCCTGCCCTCCTACTCGGAGAGCTTTCCTCTTACCATACTCGAGGCCATGGCGTCCGGGGTGCCGGTGGTGGCGACCCAGGTGGGCGGGGTGCCGGAGATGATCACGCCGGGGAGGGACGGACTGCTGGTCCCTCCCAGGGATGCGCGCGCTCTTTCCGACGCCATAAGCACAGTTCTGTCCGACCCGCTGTTCGCAAGGCAGATGTGCCTCAGCGCCCGGACCAAGGTGCTCGAGGAGTTCAGCGCGGCGGTCATGGCTAAGCGCACCGCCGAAGTATATACGTCAACTGTGGAGGGATGGTCGTGA
- a CDS encoding glycosyltransferase family 2 protein — translation MATEKIVVIIPALNEEISIGQVIDDVPRRELLEKGYEVQVVVVDGNSTDRTRDIAREKGARILVQKGKGKGVGVREAIALCDPKEVVPEVLSLQSGRCYHLDNLSVFLDAKYVIMLDADGTYPPRHIIDFVKTLGSGADVVMGSRFLGEIADGAMTGLNHFGNIVLSDVASLLYQHQCTDLCTGMWGFTAQALRTLELDSRHFELEAELFAESLKKGLKVEEIAITYLPRRGETKLVPLKAGFAIFSKLLERRFWSADGEFDMRLEKSREKAPASTTSQRT, via the coding sequence GTGGCCACTGAAAAGATAGTGGTCATCATCCCCGCTTTGAACGAGGAGATCAGCATAGGCCAGGTGATCGACGACGTTCCGAGGCGGGAGCTTCTGGAGAAAGGGTACGAGGTCCAGGTAGTGGTGGTGGATGGCAATTCCACCGACCGCACCAGGGATATCGCCCGGGAGAAAGGGGCCAGGATACTGGTCCAGAAGGGCAAGGGGAAGGGGGTGGGCGTGCGCGAGGCCATAGCCCTGTGCGACCCCAAGGAAGTGGTCCCCGAGGTCCTCTCGCTCCAGAGCGGGAGGTGCTACCACCTGGACAACCTGTCCGTCTTCCTGGACGCCAAATATGTCATCATGCTCGACGCCGACGGCACCTACCCACCGCGCCACATCATCGACTTCGTCAAGACCCTGGGGTCGGGCGCCGACGTGGTCATGGGCTCCAGGTTCCTCGGCGAGATCGCCGACGGGGCCATGACCGGGCTCAACCACTTCGGCAACATAGTCCTGAGCGATGTCGCCTCCCTGCTGTACCAGCACCAGTGCACCGACCTGTGCACGGGCATGTGGGGCTTCACCGCCCAGGCCCTTCGGACCCTCGAACTGGACTCCCGCCACTTCGAGCTGGAGGCGGAGCTGTTCGCCGAATCGCTGAAAAAGGGCCTCAAGGTGGAGGAGATCGCCATCACCTACCTGCCGAGGCGGGGGGAGACCAAGCTGGTCCCGCTGAAAGCGGGCTTCGCCATCTTCAGCAAGCTGCTGGAGAGGAGGTTCTGGAGCGCCGATGGCGAGTTCGACATGAGACTGGAGAAGAGCCGGGAGAAGGCCCCCGCCTCTACGACATCGCAGCGGACATAG